The nucleotide window TGTTCCCAAGAATAGCAAAAGCACTGTATATTTACTGTGGTTATGATCTCTCTTTTAACTGTTTGACTGCTTGACTCTTTTAGGGAAGGGTTTCCTATCGAAATTTGCAAAGAAGTCATCCATGCTTGATGAAAACCGCCGTGCTACTTATAACATATCAGATCAACCTGTGACCAGATCAGAATCTATTTTTACAACGTTTGACAGTGAAATCAAACAGCTGGTTGCTGTACGTCACAAACGAACGGTTCTCTCCTCTTTATATACTTGTTTTCTGTACTCACCTTGTTTTTGTTTTCCTGAATCAGGTTGGGCTTCATGCAGATTATTCTTATGCTAGGAGCTTGGCTTGCTTTTCTGCAATGCTTGGACCTGTAGCATGGAAAGTTGCCTCTCAGAGGATTGAGCAAGCACTACCCCCAGGGTGTAAGTTTGGTCGTGGGTGGGTTGGAGAGTATGAGCCACTGCCAACACCAGTTCTAATGTTTGAAACACGTACACAGAAAGAATGTACTTTGTTTACAAAGTTACAAGGTGCTGCTGATGCAATAAAAAGTGACTCAACTTCAAGGACCCCAATTCCTGCCAAGGAAAATCATGCTAGAGCACCGACTTCAGAAGGAAAACAGTCTTTGTTTCGTCCAACTTGTGGACCTATCTCAGAAGGAAGACTGTCCATGTTTTCTTCCACTGGATCAAAACCCAGTACCCCTTTCCTTGTTAATCCTGCTTATCAGCAGCAAAACCTTCCGCCTAGGAATTTTGCTGAGGCTCAAAATAAGGCTTCAAAACAAGTTGAACTCAACTTGCCCCCATCAAGCTATCCACATGATGCTGATGTTGCAGAAAAGCATCTCCCTAATAATTCAGAAACAGCAACTCCCAAGTCAAGGGAGATGCCAAGGACAGTGGGTCTTGTACAGCCAGTGCCTTCTAAGCAGCCAGATAATAGTGGAGTTGGTTCTGGTGGGTTACCTAATGGAAAAGTCGCTAGTTCGTTGAATAGTAGATCTTCTGATGGTGTTTCCAATCAAGTGGCCCGAACACCAACATTCTTTGCTCAGGGACATGAACATGTTCTTAATGATCCAGTTGAAGCGATGAGAATATCAGCTGGAAGGGCTCAAAAACAGCAGAAACCTTCAAATCAATCCTCAGTTGATAATACAGCACCTGATATACCATCACTTCCGCCTGTAAGAAACAATTCTAGCAATGCTGCTGCTGTTGCAGCCCGCGCATGGATGTCCATAGGTTCTGGGGGTTTTAAAGTACCGACTGAAAATTCCACCACACCCAAAAATCAGATCTCTGCAGATTCATTATACAACCCAACTCGGCAAATGCATCCCCAACTTCCTCGAGTTCAGGGGCAGTTTCCTCTTCCTGCAGCGATGCAATTTCAGGCTGAGAAGAATAATGTTCCATTTCAGGCATTTATGCAGCCACCTGTTCATGTAGGAAACGATGGACAGTTTCAAAACAGACCTATGGTCTTCCCTCAATTTGTAGCGGCTGACTTGTATAGGCTTCAGATGCAATCCTCATGGCGAGGGCTAAGTCCACATTCTCAGCCGAATCAAAAACAAGAGACACTTCCTCCTGACTTGAATATTGGTTTCCAGTCTCCAGGATCTCCAGTGAAGCCGTCTTCAGGGGTCATGGTCGACTCACAGCAGCCGGACTTGGCCTTGCAACTCTGAGCATGGATGGGCTTTTTAGAGGATCTGAAGATTGACAAAGATTGCTGATGCTGAGGTAATACTGGCTATGGACTCAAGAACTCGAAATTTTTTATTCCATCATTACTCAGCTGCATAAAGTGACAGCATGCTG belongs to Hevea brasiliensis isolate MT/VB/25A 57/8 chromosome 4, ASM3005281v1, whole genome shotgun sequence and includes:
- the LOC110640727 gene encoding uncharacterized protein LOC110640727; its protein translation is MGQIVKRKKKGRPSKADLARRSSGQNPAVTEPNRRRSLRRRNVRYNNFIDYDDYLDDFEEYEEIEEEEEEEEEEEERRKEKKLKLVLKLNNQEQSRNKAARACHAYRDHARRDSAASSSEEEVDESEKKPLKERKINGGDDSEAEDESENDHGNEDDNDQEERDRKADAKVQESVPGTPTNHPNGLPMPDKRSLELILDKLQKKDTYGVYAEPVDIEELPDYFDVIENPMDFATVRKKLANGSYWTFEQFESDVFLICSNAMKYNSPETIYHKQARAIQELARKKFQKLRIDLERSEKELNSEQKAKPNFLAKKQMKKPLSRTVQEPVGSDFSSGATLATTGDLQNGIVAAQASGCDRPSNIDVPIEGTSSLVDNTMEKAEELSSGKGFLSKFAKKSSMLDENRRATYNISDQPVTRSESIFTTFDSEIKQLVAVGLHADYSYARSLACFSAMLGPVAWKVASQRIEQALPPGCKFGRGWVGEYEPLPTPVLMFETRTQKECTLFTKLQGAADAIKSDSTSRTPIPAKENHARAPTSEGKQSLFRPTCGPISEGRLSMFSSTGSKPSTPFLVNPAYQQQNLPPRNFAEAQNKASKQVELNLPPSSYPHDADVAEKHLPNNSETATPKSREMPRTVGLVQPVPSKQPDNSGVGSGGLPNGKVASSLNSRSSDGVSNQVARTPTFFAQGHEHVLNDPVEAMRISAGRAQKQQKPSNQSSVDNTAPDIPSLPPVRNNSSNAAAVAARAWMSIGSGGFKVPTENSTTPKNQISADSLYNPTRQMHPQLPRVQGQFPLPAAMQFQAEKNNVPFQAFMQPPVHVGNDGQFQNRPMVFPQFVAADLYRLQMQSSWRGLSPHSQPNQKQETLPPDLNIGFQSPGSPVKPSSGVMVDSQQPDLALQL